A genomic segment from Verrucomicrobiota bacterium encodes:
- a CDS encoding TerC family protein, with translation MESLLDVNLIATFFLLIGLELVLGVDNILIISIVTGRLPKEQQNKARIIGLALALGLRILMLFGAGLLIKMSHPVIGHLSIKDIVLLAGGLFLLYKAVKEIHHVVEFREEHTTVKAVDAFWSSITQIVVLDLVFSIDSVITAVGLTSHFGVIIGAVLISFILVIIFAGKVSQFITTYPTVKILALSFLLCIGTTLVMEGLHQHVPKGYIYLPMGFALAVELLQLRYDFNRKNKAAKGEGA, from the coding sequence ATGGAATCCCTCCTCGACGTTAATTTAATCGCCACTTTTTTCCTATTGATCGGCCTAGAGCTAGTCCTGGGGGTGGATAATATCCTGATTATTTCGATCGTGACCGGCAGGCTGCCGAAGGAACAGCAAAATAAAGCCCGGATTATCGGATTAGCTTTGGCCCTGGGCTTGCGTATTCTTATGCTTTTTGGTGCGGGATTATTGATCAAGATGAGTCATCCTGTGATTGGACATTTATCGATTAAAGATATTGTACTGCTGGCGGGTGGACTTTTCCTTCTTTATAAGGCGGTCAAAGAAATCCATCACGTGGTGGAGTTCAGGGAAGAACACACCACCGTCAAGGCAGTCGACGCTTTTTGGAGTAGTATTACACAAATTGTTGTCCTTGATTTGGTTTTTTCGATTGATTCGGTCATCACCGCCGTGGGATTAACCAGCCATTTCGGAGTAATTATCGGAGCAGTGTTGATTTCGTTTATCCTCGTGATTATTTTTGCCGGTAAAGTCAGCCAATTCATTACGACTTATCCGACCGTCAAAATCCTAGCCCTTTCCTTTTTGCTTTGTATCGGTACGACCTTGGTCATGGAGGGGCTCCACCAGCACGTCCCCAAAGGTTATATCTACCTGCCGATGGGATTTGCTTTGGCTGTGGAGCTCCTCCAGCTCCGTTACGACTTTAACCGTAAAAACAAGGCTGCAAAGGGTGAGGGGGCTTAA
- a CDS encoding adenylate/guanylate cyclase domain-containing protein produces the protein MKEFYAYIDKCVQLPKLQRRSFEKELWKKFGVKKAVFILDMSGFTVSVQRNGLVDFLCKIRVMHQIVEKKILEYKGRIVKFEADNAYAVFDKPEQALQASVEVVRHFQTHKGDGVSVSVGISYGEVLLIPGKDFFGDAVNQASKLGEDLAQTNEILVSENVVTAKVKKIFSMEKLDLKVSGIKVNCFKIII, from the coding sequence ATGAAAGAATTTTATGCCTACATCGACAAATGTGTACAGCTACCCAAGCTGCAAAGGAGGTCCTTTGAAAAAGAGCTTTGGAAAAAATTTGGTGTCAAAAAAGCTGTTTTTATCTTGGACATGAGCGGATTTACCGTGTCTGTACAACGTAATGGGCTCGTCGATTTTCTCTGCAAAATCCGTGTCATGCATCAAATCGTCGAGAAAAAAATCCTCGAATATAAAGGTCGGATTGTAAAATTTGAGGCGGATAATGCTTATGCCGTATTTGATAAGCCCGAGCAGGCGCTCCAAGCTTCCGTCGAGGTAGTCCGACATTTCCAGACTCATAAAGGGGACGGGGTTTCAGTCAGTGTGGGGATATCTTACGGGGAAGTGTTATTGATCCCCGGGAAAGATTTTTTCGGGGATGCAGTCAATCAAGCCTCTAAACTGGGAGAGGACCTTGCCCAAACTAACGAAATCTTGGTGAGTGAAAATGTCGTGACAGCCAAGGTTAAAAAAATATTTTCGATGGAGAAACTCGATTTGAAGGTCTCCGGTATAAAAGTAAATTGCTTTAAAATTATTATTTAA
- a CDS encoding lysophospholipid acyltransferase family protein codes for MSRFIYECAKITANLPFAPFWKVKVEGKEYIPQQGAAILVGNHISHFDPVLLIAAVPRQVHFMTSAEFLTIPVVGRILTWSDCFPIDRFSKDRKAVKTALVRLRAGHILGIYPEGGLRTGDKSVLNGATLQPGVAALAQMASVPIIPSCILGTDQIYSIPAWKKRKSLWIRFGRPFFSAEGEDRTELSGRIGDSIRELFQQMKDDLKLSGDDLPQTAQRRKGKE; via the coding sequence GTGAGCCGCTTCATTTACGAATGTGCCAAAATTACGGCCAACCTCCCTTTTGCTCCATTTTGGAAAGTCAAAGTGGAAGGAAAAGAGTATATTCCCCAGCAGGGTGCCGCGATTCTTGTTGGTAATCATATCAGCCATTTCGACCCGGTGTTATTGATAGCGGCCGTTCCAAGGCAAGTCCATTTTATGACGTCGGCGGAGTTTTTAACCATTCCGGTCGTGGGCCGTATTCTTACATGGTCGGACTGTTTTCCGATCGACCGTTTTTCCAAGGACAGGAAAGCGGTGAAAACCGCTCTGGTACGCCTCCGTGCCGGGCACATTCTGGGCATTTATCCTGAAGGAGGACTCCGCACCGGGGATAAATCAGTCTTGAATGGGGCAACCCTACAACCCGGGGTCGCGGCCTTGGCGCAAATGGCTTCTGTTCCCATTATTCCTTCCTGTATCCTCGGGACGGACCAGATTTATTCGATTCCCGCCTGGAAAAAAAGGAAGAGCCTCTGGATCCGTTTCGGTCGGCCATTCTTTTCGGCGGAAGGAGAAGACCGGACGGAGTTATCAGGACGGATCGGGGATTCGATTAGGGAACTTTTCCAGCAGATGAAAGATGACTTAAAACTCTCCGGGGATGATTTGCCCCAGACGGCACAACGCCGCAAAGGAAAGGAATAA
- a CDS encoding CoA-binding protein: MSEKKPTIAIIGASGDRTKFGNKAVRAFIQQDFDVYPVNPRETTVEGVTCYKSILDIPVTLDMVSIYVPPAVAIKVLVDVAKKGAREVWLNPGTESDDVIEKATELKLHVITDCSIMAIGIDPDEL, encoded by the coding sequence ATGTCAGAAAAGAAACCAACCATCGCTATCATAGGAGCCTCAGGTGACCGGACAAAATTCGGGAATAAAGCCGTGCGCGCTTTTATTCAACAAGACTTCGATGTTTATCCTGTGAATCCTCGGGAAACCACAGTGGAAGGGGTAACCTGCTACAAATCGATTTTGGACATTCCAGTGACCTTGGATATGGTGAGTATTTATGTGCCTCCGGCTGTCGCCATAAAAGTCCTTGTAGACGTTGCCAAAAAAGGAGCCCGTGAGGTATGGCTAAATCCCGGCACGGAAAGTGATGATGTTATTGAAAAAGCCACGGAACTGAAACTCCATGTGATTACCGATTGTTCGATTATGGCGATCGGGATCGACCCGGATGAACTGTAG
- a CDS encoding ABC transporter ATP-binding protein yields MLEIKNLVVGYGPVEVLHGISLEVQTGEIVALIGSNGAGKTTLLRTISGLVKPKSGTMHFRGSHYLEKTKPHIIVREGLCHVPEGRGVFAQMSVWENLQMGAYLRNETQELEEDYDYIFTLFPILKERRDQKAGTLSGGEQQMLAIGRALMAKPRLLLLDEPSLGLAPLVVQTIFSTLKEINEAGTTILLVEQNAHQALKLADRGYVIETGRIVLEDQARNLLNSDDVKKAYLGEI; encoded by the coding sequence ATGCTCGAAATTAAAAATCTGGTGGTAGGCTATGGTCCAGTGGAGGTGCTCCACGGGATTAGCCTTGAGGTGCAAACGGGTGAAATCGTCGCATTGATCGGGAGTAACGGCGCGGGCAAAACCACTCTCCTGCGCACGATTAGCGGCTTGGTAAAACCCAAGTCAGGCACGATGCATTTCAGGGGATCCCACTATTTGGAAAAAACAAAACCCCATATTATCGTGCGTGAAGGCCTCTGCCACGTGCCTGAAGGACGAGGGGTTTTTGCCCAGATGAGTGTATGGGAGAATCTCCAGATGGGTGCCTATTTAAGGAATGAGACCCAGGAACTGGAGGAGGATTATGATTATATTTTTACCCTTTTCCCGATCCTGAAAGAACGCCGCGATCAAAAAGCGGGGACACTTTCTGGTGGAGAACAGCAGATGCTCGCCATAGGAAGGGCCCTCATGGCCAAACCGCGATTACTCTTACTCGATGAACCCTCCCTCGGGCTGGCGCCTTTGGTGGTCCAGACAATTTTCTCCACCTTGAAAGAGATTAATGAGGCAGGGACAACTATCTTGCTTGTCGAGCAAAATGCCCACCAAGCCCTCAAACTGGCTGATCGGGGATATGTGATCGAAACAGGAAGAATCGTGCTTGAAGATCAGGCCCGGAACCTCTTGAATAGTGATGACGTGAAAAAAGCCTATCTTGGAGAAATATAG
- a CDS encoding ABC transporter ATP-binding protein gives MSTPLLELRACTIKFGGLTAVNSINLKIDSGRIFGIIGPNGAGKTTIFNLITGIYKPTSGDIYLNSLNISGMKSHRINSTGIARTFQNIRLFREMTVLENVTVAMRHLSRKSFIGTIFQTPDYLLNLDSVIQESRQLLAKFNLQDSCDEEAGSLSYGQQRKLEIVRALATKPKLLLLDEPAAGMNPQEKTELKGLIRQIREGFDLTVLIIEHDMGVMMDLCEQIAVLDYGVKIADGTPQEVRRNPAVIKAYLGEDF, from the coding sequence ATGAGTACACCACTTCTGGAATTGCGTGCATGCACGATTAAATTTGGCGGGTTAACAGCGGTGAATTCGATCAACCTCAAAATCGATAGTGGCCGTATTTTTGGGATTATCGGGCCAAATGGCGCAGGGAAGACGACGATTTTTAATCTGATTACCGGCATTTATAAACCAACATCAGGGGATATCTACCTGAACTCCCTTAATATCTCAGGAATGAAGTCCCATCGGATTAATAGCACGGGAATCGCCCGGACATTCCAGAATATCCGCCTTTTCCGGGAGATGACTGTCCTTGAGAATGTGACAGTGGCCATGAGGCACCTTTCCCGGAAGAGTTTTATCGGGACAATATTCCAAACCCCGGATTATTTGTTGAATTTGGATTCGGTCATTCAGGAAAGCAGGCAATTGCTTGCGAAATTCAACCTCCAGGACTCTTGTGATGAAGAGGCGGGGAGCCTTTCCTACGGACAACAGCGCAAGCTTGAGATCGTTCGCGCCTTAGCCACAAAACCGAAATTACTTTTACTCGATGAACCCGCCGCTGGGATGAATCCCCAAGAAAAAACAGAGCTTAAAGGACTCATCAGACAGATACGGGAGGGGTTTGACCTGACCGTGCTGATTATCGAACACGATATGGGTGTGATGATGGATTTGTGTGAGCAAATTGCTGTTCTGGACTATGGGGTAAAGATCGCCGATGGTACCCCACAGGAGGTGAGGAGAAATCCTGCAGTCATCAAAGCTTATCTGGGAGAGGATTTCTAA
- a CDS encoding branched-chain amino acid ABC transporter permease, translating to MKIFFQRNGLILCVIAVFVIVCPLLEKGMDGYWQQIAMSVGINAILAVSLTLINGITGQFSIGHAAFMAIGAYFSGFLSISFASRFMGILDSLPPVVANNLWILLVLLAGGILAGIFGFIVGMPTLRLRGDYLAITTLGFGEIVRVIILNRPALGAATGMSVRPNEVGLFWVYFMLLVCVVVIYRITHSPRGLSFSAIREDEIASSSIGIDPTRYKVAAFIVGAFFAGVGGALFAHQSISGYINPTSFGFVKSFEIIVMIVLGGLGSITGAILGAVVLTILPELLRSGSQYRIVIYALMLIILMLLRPQGLFGRHELSLLEIKRLWKLALSKFSCLTGRDKDQRREDK from the coding sequence ATGAAGATATTTTTTCAAAGAAACGGGTTGATCCTCTGTGTGATCGCAGTTTTTGTGATCGTCTGCCCTTTACTGGAGAAAGGGATGGATGGTTACTGGCAGCAAATTGCCATGAGTGTGGGGATTAATGCCATCCTCGCGGTGAGCTTGACATTGATTAATGGCATCACGGGGCAATTCTCAATCGGACACGCGGCATTTATGGCCATAGGCGCGTATTTCTCGGGGTTTCTTTCCATTTCATTCGCCAGTCGGTTTATGGGGATACTCGATTCGTTGCCTCCTGTGGTGGCTAATAACCTTTGGATACTGCTGGTTTTGCTGGCGGGGGGGATTCTTGCGGGAATATTCGGTTTTATTGTAGGAATGCCGACTTTGCGGTTAAGGGGGGATTATCTGGCGATTACGACTTTAGGTTTTGGGGAGATAGTCCGGGTGATTATCCTGAATCGGCCCGCTTTGGGTGCGGCGACAGGAATGTCTGTGCGCCCGAATGAAGTGGGGCTTTTCTGGGTGTACTTTATGTTGTTGGTATGTGTCGTGGTCATTTACCGTATTACCCATAGTCCACGGGGTTTGTCCTTTTCAGCCATCCGCGAGGATGAGATCGCTTCCTCATCCATCGGGATCGATCCGACTCGTTACAAAGTGGCGGCTTTTATTGTCGGTGCTTTTTTTGCCGGGGTCGGGGGAGCCTTGTTCGCCCATCAATCGATCTCCGGTTATATCAATCCCACGAGCTTTGGTTTTGTTAAATCATTTGAGATTATCGTGATGATTGTCTTGGGAGGATTAGGAAGCATTACCGGGGCCATTCTCGGCGCGGTGGTTTTAACTATCCTGCCCGAGCTCCTCCGCAGCGGAAGCCAATACCGTATTGTTATCTATGCATTAATGCTTATTATCCTGATGTTGCTGCGGCCTCAAGGCCTTTTTGGACGCCATGAATTAAGTTTACTGGAGATTAAACGTCTCTGGAAATTAGCTTTATCGAAATTCTCTTGCCTCACAGGACGCGACAAGGATCAGCGGAGGGAGGACAAATGA
- a CDS encoding branched-chain amino acid ABC transporter permease, producing the protein MVEFIQQIINGLSIGSIYALIALGYTMVYGVLRLINFAHGEIYMIGAYAGFYTATFIMTRDIPLPLVITTLICAMIACGLLAAGIEFVAYRPLRKQARLTALITAIGVSLLLQNGGQIIFGANPRSFPDLITDRNLLSGLNLSLTIIDVLIFSLTLLLLISLFWIVKFTKLGRAMRAISENPQVASLMGVNVDRVISLTFVIGAVLAGAAGVLVGISKPKIDPLMGLMPGIKAFAAAVLGGIGNIPGAVVGGIIIGLAETLVSAYVPGGSSYRDAIAFVILIIILLFKPTGIFGKSVSEKV; encoded by the coding sequence ATGGTTGAATTCATCCAACAGATCATCAACGGCTTATCCATCGGGAGTATCTATGCCCTGATTGCCCTAGGTTATACGATGGTTTACGGGGTGCTCCGCCTGATAAATTTTGCACATGGTGAGATCTATATGATCGGGGCTTATGCCGGTTTTTACACGGCGACATTTATCATGACCCGGGACATTCCATTGCCGTTGGTCATTACCACCCTGATCTGTGCGATGATTGCTTGCGGGCTTTTGGCTGCCGGGATTGAATTTGTCGCTTACCGTCCATTGAGGAAACAGGCAAGGTTGACGGCTTTGATTACGGCTATCGGGGTTTCCTTACTTTTGCAAAATGGTGGGCAGATTATTTTCGGGGCAAATCCCCGCAGTTTTCCCGACCTGATTACGGACAGGAATTTGCTTTCCGGATTAAATCTTTCCCTGACGATCATTGATGTCTTGATTTTTTCGCTGACCTTACTTCTCCTGATTTCACTTTTCTGGATTGTGAAATTTACCAAACTCGGCCGAGCGATGCGTGCGATCTCGGAGAATCCCCAAGTGGCCTCGCTGATGGGCGTAAATGTGGACCGGGTGATTTCCCTGACATTTGTCATTGGGGCAGTACTCGCCGGGGCGGCAGGGGTGCTGGTGGGGATAAGTAAACCAAAAATCGATCCGCTGATGGGGTTAATGCCCGGAATAAAGGCTTTTGCGGCGGCGGTTCTGGGTGGAATCGGGAATATTCCCGGCGCAGTCGTTGGGGGAATTATTATAGGTCTCGCTGAAACATTAGTGTCGGCTTATGTGCCGGGCGGCAGTTCCTACCGAGATGCCATTGCTTTTGTGATTTTGATCATCATCCTGTTATTTAAACCCACCGGGATTTTCGGAAAAAGTGTTTCGGAGAAGGTATGA
- the alaS gene encoding alanine--tRNA ligase yields MKSAEIRQSFLEFFKSKGHTIVPSSSLMPDSPNLLFTNAGMNQFVPIFLGQSICPYNPARATDTQKCIRAGGKHNDLEDVGLDTYHHTFFEMLGNWSFGDYFKKEAISWAWELVTEIWKFPKNRIYATVYKPGEGDPAAFDQEAYDFWAEQFARAGLDPKVHIVFGNKKDNFWMMGETGPCGPCSELHIDLTPEGDTKGSLVNVGSALCMEIWNLVFIQFNANGDGSFSNLPAQHVDTGAGFERISGIIQCSKNFTDFSGVISNYETDVFRPIFDEIEKLSGKKYASTLPKAGSTGDTEQEKIDVAFRVIADHIRTLSFSIADGILPGNNDRNYVLRRILRRAVKYGRTLGLHDPFFYQLVDVLAAHMGGVFPEIAAKKEKVKETIKQEEESFNRTLDKGIEMFNAEAARLLGSGSVQQVAGAVFSGEFAFKLYDTYGFPLDLTELMAREQGLKVDTNGFEKLMDEQRSRARAAQKKEIIEVTEAQIASKTEFHGFDHTEIEATVLAVQDLKGKQAVITDKTVFYAEMGGQVGDTGLMGAAKVVNTIKVGNTFMHILAPEQMAPEVGEVVVIKIDKDRRGMIEGHHTGTHLFHWALHEVVSQDATQKGSYVGPDRLRFDFNSAAVTPEQIARIEMRVNEKITGGNRVQWAERPYEEVKGDSSVMQMFGEKYGDKVRVVDIGGYSKELCGGTHVRTTTEIGYFKVISEGAVAAGIRRIEAVAGAAAEEYFMKKLEESFSKLREIKGKLDAVGLEAPELPDGQATGAEQLSNLHAKIADIISEMELQLAGYEKAQAKEQERLAQIEGAQLAGLLPTQIEQIAGMDCIIQNVTVSHPDTLKFAIDTLKGKFGGIILLATDCGGRANVICSVNNTLVKQVHAGNVIKQIAPIMGGGGGGKPELAQAGGKNPEKINEALDAARKLLAG; encoded by the coding sequence ATGAAATCAGCAGAAATCAGACAGTCATTTTTGGAGTTTTTTAAATCAAAAGGCCACACAATCGTGCCCTCATCGAGTCTTATGCCCGACTCGCCTAATCTGCTTTTTACTAATGCGGGCATGAATCAATTTGTTCCTATTTTTCTCGGTCAGTCTATATGTCCCTATAATCCTGCGCGTGCCACGGACACACAAAAATGTATCCGCGCCGGGGGTAAACACAATGATCTCGAAGATGTCGGGCTCGATACCTACCACCATACGTTTTTCGAGATGCTGGGGAACTGGAGTTTTGGGGATTATTTCAAAAAAGAAGCCATTTCTTGGGCATGGGAACTCGTTACCGAAATCTGGAAATTCCCGAAGAACCGGATTTATGCGACTGTTTATAAGCCGGGGGAAGGCGATCCAGCCGCATTTGACCAAGAGGCCTACGATTTCTGGGCAGAGCAATTTGCGCGGGCCGGGCTCGATCCAAAAGTCCACATTGTTTTCGGGAATAAAAAGGATAATTTCTGGATGATGGGTGAGACGGGGCCTTGTGGACCGTGCTCGGAACTCCATATCGACCTGACTCCGGAGGGGGATACAAAAGGCTCACTGGTCAATGTCGGCTCGGCCCTCTGTATGGAAATATGGAATCTGGTTTTTATCCAGTTTAATGCAAATGGCGATGGTAGTTTTTCCAACCTCCCCGCCCAACATGTCGACACCGGAGCGGGATTTGAACGGATCAGCGGCATTATCCAGTGCTCGAAGAATTTCACCGATTTCAGCGGAGTCATCTCGAACTATGAAACCGACGTTTTCCGCCCGATTTTTGATGAGATCGAGAAATTGAGCGGGAAAAAATATGCATCCACCCTGCCGAAAGCCGGGAGTACGGGGGATACCGAACAAGAGAAAATCGACGTGGCTTTCCGTGTCATCGCTGATCATATCCGCACGTTATCATTCTCGATTGCTGACGGCATTTTGCCGGGTAATAACGACCGTAATTATGTCCTCCGCCGCATTTTGCGTCGTGCTGTCAAATACGGGCGTACTCTCGGGCTGCACGATCCCTTTTTCTATCAACTCGTCGATGTGCTCGCCGCGCACATGGGTGGAGTCTTCCCCGAGATCGCCGCTAAAAAAGAAAAGGTCAAAGAAACGATTAAACAGGAAGAGGAAAGTTTTAATAGGACTTTGGATAAGGGGATTGAGATGTTTAATGCCGAGGCGGCGCGCCTGTTAGGATCGGGGAGCGTCCAGCAGGTTGCCGGTGCAGTCTTTTCCGGCGAATTCGCCTTCAAACTCTACGACACATATGGGTTCCCGCTGGATTTAACTGAGCTCATGGCACGGGAACAGGGGTTAAAAGTCGATACGAACGGCTTTGAGAAGCTCATGGACGAGCAACGCTCACGGGCGCGGGCAGCCCAGAAGAAGGAGATTATCGAGGTGACGGAGGCGCAAATTGCTTCAAAGACGGAATTCCACGGGTTCGACCATACTGAAATCGAGGCTACGGTTTTAGCCGTACAGGATTTGAAGGGAAAACAGGCCGTCATCACTGATAAAACTGTTTTTTATGCCGAAATGGGCGGACAAGTCGGGGATACCGGATTGATGGGGGCGGCGAAGGTTGTTAATACCATCAAGGTCGGGAATACATTCATGCATATTCTGGCCCCGGAGCAAATGGCACCGGAAGTCGGTGAGGTCGTCGTGATCAAAATAGACAAGGATCGCAGGGGGATGATCGAAGGGCACCACACGGGCACACACCTTTTCCATTGGGCATTACATGAGGTTGTCTCCCAGGATGCCACGCAAAAGGGGTCCTATGTCGGCCCCGACCGTTTGCGTTTTGACTTTAATTCCGCTGCTGTGACCCCCGAGCAAATTGCGCGGATTGAAATGAGGGTGAATGAAAAAATCACCGGAGGTAACAGGGTGCAGTGGGCGGAACGCCCTTATGAGGAGGTCAAGGGGGATTCATCGGTCATGCAGATGTTCGGTGAGAAATACGGGGATAAGGTCCGTGTCGTCGATATCGGTGGATATTCAAAAGAACTTTGCGGCGGGACACACGTTCGTACCACGACCGAGATTGGTTACTTTAAAGTCATCAGTGAAGGTGCTGTGGCGGCTGGAATCCGGCGTATTGAAGCTGTTGCCGGTGCAGCGGCTGAGGAGTATTTTATGAAGAAACTCGAAGAGAGTTTCAGCAAATTACGCGAAATAAAGGGAAAACTTGATGCAGTAGGGCTTGAGGCCCCCGAACTACCGGATGGCCAAGCGACGGGAGCCGAGCAATTGAGTAATTTACATGCTAAAATAGCAGATATTATTTCTGAAATGGAGCTCCAATTAGCAGGTTATGAAAAGGCCCAAGCAAAGGAACAGGAACGCCTCGCCCAGATCGAGGGTGCGCAACTTGCGGGGTTACTCCCCACTCAAATAGAGCAAATTGCTGGGATGGATTGTATTATTCAGAATGTAACAGTCTCCCATCCGGACACATTAAAATTTGCCATCGATACACTCAAAGGCAAATTTGGTGGAATAATTCTTTTAGCGACCGATTGTGGAGGCCGCGCAAATGTGATATGTTCGGTAAATAATACCCTTGTGAAACAAGTACATGCAGGGAATGTGATCAAACAAATAGCACCGATTATGGGGGGTGGCGGGGGAGGAAAACCCGAACTGGCCCAAGCTGGTGGAAAAAATCCTGAAAAAATAAATGAAGCACTTGATGCGGCACGGAAATTATTGGCGGGTTAG
- a CDS encoding cyclic nucleotide-binding domain-containing protein, translated as MLKNDSILMLNPSLERVTYGRDDVLLKDPSRFQYLVVNPTEEEILRKFEGNETISTVLENLMKSTSIPSLGAFYDLVNEACETGILQNKNGGKIYSRKKSSSTKISFHFLSAIWVIFIALTLTLGISVISNHSVIVGSTPSYWIHFFIGTILSVSISSMVAIVAQSSLGSTPLNVHVSWRRILPYLTYDTRDSIILGRWRESLVALAGLTGPFLFLLGIYLFEHHFKIILTANGVAYDPLVYLSGFYLAVWFSLILITIPFGASWGQNLVRSLFRNHRDLPHKIPDISGNNLFSELLYLSDEFRNQRYYIAYITYLIIWLGLLFRLSTEFVAVQFNQVVSTFLLSETFGFRLYFVVGIMVFGIIILTLTLFYAVWAIGADFAKEIILKKTILRKTILAKKDKTLENLIKKEWPDQITEKLQLATFIEEVSLFVDWTPSAHFSLLKKIPIQEFPIDTVLIEEDKPNQHFYLIFEGEVIVTRSGEPVAKLHTRHVFGETSMLQNIPATATVKVSQHLKAFVFDRPQFLEIATKDFMTGYLLDLSSSERKTEDWK; from the coding sequence ATGCTAAAGAATGATTCCATCCTCATGCTAAACCCTTCGCTGGAAAGGGTGACTTATGGCCGGGATGATGTCCTTTTGAAAGATCCCTCGCGTTTCCAATATCTTGTCGTGAACCCTACGGAGGAAGAAATCCTGAGAAAATTCGAGGGGAATGAGACAATCTCAACGGTTCTCGAAAACCTCATGAAGAGTACCTCGATCCCCTCGTTGGGGGCATTCTACGATTTAGTGAATGAGGCTTGTGAAACAGGTATCCTCCAGAATAAAAACGGGGGAAAAATCTATTCACGGAAAAAATCATCAAGTACAAAAATCTCATTCCACTTCCTATCGGCCATATGGGTGATATTTATCGCTTTAACGCTCACATTGGGAATAAGCGTTATTTCAAATCACTCTGTTATCGTTGGTAGCACCCCTAGTTACTGGATTCATTTTTTTATCGGGACCATCCTTTCGGTGAGTATATCATCCATGGTGGCAATAGTCGCCCAGAGCAGCCTGGGCTCCACCCCCTTGAATGTACACGTGAGCTGGAGGCGTATCCTGCCTTACCTGACCTATGATACGCGTGACTCGATTATCTTGGGACGTTGGAGGGAAAGCTTGGTCGCACTGGCAGGACTGACAGGCCCGTTTTTATTCCTCTTGGGAATTTATCTTTTCGAACATCATTTCAAGATTATATTGACGGCTAACGGGGTGGCTTATGATCCCCTTGTATATTTATCTGGTTTTTACCTGGCAGTTTGGTTTTCCCTGATTTTAATCACGATACCTTTTGGCGCTTCATGGGGACAAAATCTTGTCAGGAGCCTCTTCCGTAACCACAGGGATCTCCCCCATAAAATCCCTGATATTTCAGGTAATAATCTTTTTTCAGAACTCTTATATCTGAGTGATGAATTCAGGAACCAGCGTTATTATATCGCCTACATCACCTATTTGATTATCTGGCTGGGATTATTATTCCGTCTGAGCACTGAATTTGTCGCCGTCCAGTTTAATCAAGTGGTATCCACCTTCCTTTTATCAGAAACATTCGGATTCAGGCTCTATTTTGTCGTTGGGATCATGGTTTTCGGCATCATTATTCTTACCCTTACGTTATTCTATGCCGTTTGGGCCATCGGAGCAGATTTCGCAAAAGAAATCATTCTTAAAAAAACCATTCTCCGTAAAACAATCCTCGCAAAAAAGGATAAAACCCTCGAGAACCTTATTAAAAAAGAATGGCCTGACCAGATAACTGAAAAGCTCCAATTAGCCACCTTTATAGAAGAAGTTTCCCTTTTTGTTGATTGGACTCCCTCCGCCCATTTTTCCTTACTCAAAAAAATCCCCATTCAAGAGTTCCCCATTGATACTGTTTTAATTGAAGAGGATAAACCCAATCAGCATTTTTATCTCATCTTTGAGGGAGAAGTCATCGTAACCCGATCAGGGGAACCTGTTGCAAAACTTCATACACGTCATGTCTTCGGGGAGACAAGCATGCTCCAGAATATCCCCGCGACAGCCACCGTCAAGGTCAGCCAACACCTCAAAGCTTTTGTTTTTGACCGCCCTCAATTCCTAGAAATTGCCACCAAGGATTTTATGACCGGTTACCTTCTGGACCTGTCATCCTCCGAAAGGAAAACGGAGGACTGGAAATGA